A stretch of DNA from Spirochaeta isovalerica:
AAGATCCCCTTCGTAAAAAAATGGTATCTCTATACGTAAAAGAAGGGACTGATGGTGCATTTAGACAGTCCTGAAATACAAAGCCTTCTCTCTGAAGTTGAAGGGAAGATAGTCGACAACCTGAAAGAGGGGAACGAATATATGAAAAGTTCCGTCGATTATCTCTTCAGTTCCGGAGGGAAGCTGCTTAGGCCTCTGCTCCTTATAATAGGCAGCGAGGCCGGACGGAAAAAGGACAGAAGTGAAATTATTAATCTGGCTGCGGCTATCGAGACACTCCATGTGGCGACTCTGATTCATGATGATATAATCGATGAATCGGAGATGCGCAGGGGCATCCAGTCGATCCAGTCGAAATATTCCAAGGATTATGCCGTCTATATGGGGGATTTCCTGCTTAGCCGGTCTTTTCTGATCCTCGCTGAGCTGGATATTCCCCGCGAGCTCGGAGTGACTCTGGCAAAAGCCGTTTCCCGTATCTGCACAGGGGAAATGCGCCAGTACTCCAACAGGTTCAATCTCGATATTACTCCCATGGAATACCTGAAAATAGTATCGGGTAAAACGGCCGCGCTTTTTTCCATGGGATTGAGCGCCGGGGCATACATGTGCGATGCCGATGAGGCTGTCGTGAAAAAGCTCGGGCATATCGGTTACAGGCTCGGACTGGCTTTTCAGCTTCAGGATGACCTTCTCGATTATACAGGAGATGATGCCGTCGTCGGTAAAGAGCTGCAAGTCGATCTTATAAGAGGCTACTACGGATTGCCTGTCATACATGCCCTTATGGGAGATCATGGCGCACGAGTCAGGACTCTGCTGGCCGATGGTTTATCCGATGATGATGTCGATGAGGTCATTCACCTTATCCGGGAAGGGGGATCCATCGAGTTTACGAAGGATCTCGTAGTCCGTTACAGAAATAAAACCGAAAAGATGATTCAAGGGCTTCCTGAAACTCCCGCCCGGTCTATGCTTCTGGAATTACTACCGCGTTTCTTCGATCGGATACATTAAGAGGCAGTCCGGGTGAATCTGAAATCTTTTTTCGATTTTGTTGAGATCAGGACAAAAGTGGCCAGTGTTATCCCTCTTGCGGTCGGGTTGCTTTTCGCCTATTACAGATACAGGGAATTTCACTGGGAAAATACTCTCATTTTTTTTGTGAGCCTCATTACGCTCGATATGGCTACAACAGCTATAAATCATTATGAAGGTTTCAAAAAAGGGGAGGATTTTAATCCTGTAGAAAGCCGGGATATCCCGAGAGGAACAGCCGTCGGTGTCATTTCGGCCTTGCTGGCTGTTTCCGCAGCAGCCGGATTGCTGCTGGTCTGCAGAACGGATAATTTTATACTGGCAGTCGGGATTGTAAGCATGGGAATAGCCGTCCTTTACTCCTTCGGTCCCGTGCCTATATCCGGTACGCCTTTCGGCGAGCTGGCTTCCGGTGGACTAATGGGGTTCGTCATTTTCTTCATTTCCCTGTATATTCAGGTTTTTGATGCCGGTTTTATCGTTTTTTCTTTGAAAAGCGGTGTGTTGTCCGCCCGGATCGATCTTCTGGAATTACTACCGGTTTTTATTGTCTCTCTCCCTCTTGTATTTATGATCGCGAATATCATGCTGGCCAATAATATTTGTGATGTGAAGAGCGATATTGAAAAAGGACGTTATACACTTCCTCAATACCTGGGGAACAAAGCCAGCGTATATCTCTGGATAATTCTCTACGGTCTGTCTTATCTGGTTATCCTGGCAGCTGTAGCTTTGGGGATTCTTCCTCAGACTTCTCTTCTTGTTCTGCTCTCTCTTATTCCCAATATTTCTTTAATCAGGGAATTCGCCGGTAAACAGGATAAGAAGGAGACCTTTGTCAATTCTATCAAAGTGTTTATAATTATATCCGGGTTGTGGATATTAAGCTTTTTAATGCAATTTTTATTTAAGGGGTTTTTATGAAAAAGATTACTTTGGTGCTTCTGGTTTTTTCCGTTCTTCTTTTCTCCTGCAGCAAAGAAGAAAAACCTGCTGCTGAAACAAAAGCTGTAGCTGAAATGCCTTCTTACAAAGACGGTGTTTATTTCGCACAGGAAGATGAGTTCAGCGGTTCCGGTTGGAAATACAATGTTACATTGGAAGTCAAAGACGGCAAGATCGTCAAGGCTGTCTGGAACGGCGCGAATATCAACGCTGGAAAAGACAAGGTTTCCGTGTCAAAAGACGGCGAATATGGAATGGTCGAAAAAGGCGGAGCCAGTGCTCCCTGGTTTGAGCAGGCCGCCGCTGCTGAAGTGTATCTCCTGAAAACACAGGATCCTGCTTCTGTTAACTATGTTGACGAGGATGGACATACCGATTCTTTCTCCGGCGCTTCGATTCATGTCATTGAGTTTTTCTCTCTCGCAGAAGAAGCTCTTGCAGCCGGCCCTGTCGGTTACGGTCCCTATAAAGATGGTGTTTACCATGCGGAACAGCCTGCTTTTGATCACGGGTACAAATACTTTGCCGATATAACAGTCATCAGTGGCTACATTGTAGCTATCAATCTCGATGCTCTCGCTGAAGACGGCGGTACCAATAAAGCTCAGAGATCAATGGATGGCGAATACGGTATGGTAGAGAACGGAGGAGCTTCCGCTCCCTGGTTTGAACAGGCTGCCGCTATTGAGAATAACTTTCTGGCAACTCAGGATATCAATATGCCTGATGCCGTTTCCGGTGCAACAATCGGTCTCGATCCTTTCTATGAACTGGTAAACGAGGCTCTTGCCAACGCCAGAAAATAACAGGATTTCACTCAATGGAAGGAAACACCCCGAATCTCGGGGTGTTTTTTCTTTGCTGGCACATGCGGTAAAAGGGAGAAAAGAGATAAAGATACTTGAAAGAATGTGAAAAAGGGATTAGCTTTATTTGCGTGCGCAAATATGTGGAGATCGAATGAAAATACTGGTAACCGGAGCCGGCGGAAATGTCGGATCGTATGTAGTCAAATATCTTGAAAAAAAGGGTTGTTCTGTCGTGGCTCCGAAAGGGAGAGCCGAATTCAGTTTTACAGACAGAACTACCTGGAACAGCACTCTTGACGGCGTGTCCCGTGTCTTTCTCATGCGGCCCCCTCATATTTCAAATATCAAGAGGGATATGCTTCCATTCCTCCGTTTTCTGAAAGAGAGGAAGATCGAGCAGATAGTTTTACTTTCTGTGCAGGGCGCGGAAAATAATAAGTTGATACCTCACAATAAAATTGAAAAATACTGCCGTACTCTCGAACTTCCCTATGTTTTTCTACGCCCTTCCTTTTTTATGCAGAATCTAACGACAACTCATCTGGAAGAGATCCGTGACGATAATGTGGTTTATGTTCCTTCCGGTGAAGGTAGGACGAATTTTATTGATACGGAAGATATCGGAGAGATAGCTGCCGGGCTTCTTACCCATAGCGATTTATCGCCCCGGGCTTATACCCTTACAGGTTCCCGGAGTTTCAGCCATAGAGAAATCGCCGGGCATTTGAGCAGGGGGCTGGGGCGGGAAATCCGTTTCATCAATCCCGGTCCGCTTCGCTTTATATTTCATCATTTGAGAACGGGGAGAACTCCGGGAATGACACTCGTCATGCTGGCTCTATATACAGTTGTAAAGACTGGAAAAGGGGATGTTACGACAGATGACTCCCGACTGCTTCTGGGGAGGGCTCCGGTTCAGCTGGATGATTTTATTAAACGGAACATCTCGGTTCTTTCCGGGAAGGCTCTATGAGGGTTTTAGATGATAGTTTCGGCCGTTCCCTTTCCATACTCAGCCGCGCTGCTACCGCCTATTTTCAACGTGAACTGAAACCTTTTGGAATCGGACCGGGACAGCAGGCTTATCTTTTATCCATTCTGCCGGGAGAAATTCTTATCCTCGATGAGCTGGCGCGAAGGATGGCCGTGGATAATGCGAATGTTACCAGAGCGGTAAAAGCGTTGGAATCATCGGGTTATCTGGAAAAAAGGCCTTCGGAAATAGACAGAAGGGCCTGGAACATCACTCTTACTGAAGAGGGGGCAGCTGTAAGGGAAAAAGTTGAGGAAACGGCAAAACAATGGGTTTCCGGGATTCGTTCGGCGATCGATGACGACAGCTGGCACACCACAGTGAAAACACTGGATGCCATTGCCGATTCCCTCACTTGACTGTGAGAATTTCGTAACCTTCGGACGTAACAGCAACAGTGTGTTCGAAATGGCAGGAAGGCTTTTTATCTGCTGTCTCCACAGTCCATCCGTCACCCAGAACATTGACTTCATAGGTTCCCATGTTTATCATCGGCTCAACAGTGATAACCATATTTTCCTTTAGCCGGTTCCTGTACCTCGTGGAATAGTAGTTGAGAACCGTCGGTTCTTCATGGATTTCGTAACCGACGCCGTGTCCGCAGAAATCGCGGACAATACCGTAGCCGAACTGGTTTATATAGTTTTCGACAGCCCGCCCGATGTCATTGACTCTTCCGCCTGCTTTTACGGCATCTATGCCTATATAGAGAGATTTTTCCGTTCTCTCCATCAGTTTCTGCTTTTTTTTATCGATTTTCCCGACAGCGAAAGTCCGGGCAGAGTCTGTCATCAGTCCTTTGATGCTGATAGTGCAGTCCAGGCCTACTATGTCTCCCTCTTCCAGTTTCTTTTTTGACGGGATACCGTGTATAACCTGCTCGTTCGTGGAAATGCAGAGAGTCGCCGGATAGCCATGATAGCCCTTCTGTTCCGGCACGGCTTTGTTTTTGACAATAAAGTCTTCGGCTATTTTATCCAGTTCCAGACCGGTCATGCCCGGTTGTACATAGGGCTCCAGATATTCATACATTTCTGCCAGAAGGGTTCCGCATTCCCTCATTATTTTTATTTCGTCATTAGATTTTACATATACCATGATTATTCCTTTTCACTTACCGGAGATAGCTCCAGTTCTCTCATAAGACAGTTTGCAAAATAGGTGCATTCCAGGCACCTGTCTTCTTCCGGATCGATCGTCCTGTTTACGCACAGTCTTGAAAAGCCCGTCATTTCCTTTTCGATCCGCCGGACTATTTTACTGTCTATCAAAGTGTTGAGTTCTTTTGCCTTTTTCTTTTCCAACAGCATTACTGCTGTTTTTCTGAGGGATTCGTTCCGGCTTCTGGTCCTGCCCACCTGCTCTTCAAATATCTCCCTTGCCTGTTCAGCAGTTCCGAATCTGTTTCTGAACCGCAAATATGTGGCCGCATTCTTCAGATAAGGCAGATAGATTATCGCCGTGATCAGCATCATGACCAGAAAGGGGATTATGGCGAAATAAAACTTCATAGACAAAAACAAAAATAGCAGAGAGTAGGCCCGGCCTATCATGGGAGATAATATGAGGCGGAAAAAACCGGCGTAAAGGAGTAGGTAGAGCAGGATCCCTCCATAACGGGATATTCTGTCAAATCGGATCCGGTTTTCCGCAGAAAGTCCGTGGCGGAGAATCTTCGATCCATCGAGCGGGGGTATGGGAAGGAGATTGAACAGAAAAAGAGAGATATTTATTATGTAATAGAGAGTGAAAAACTCGTATAGAGAACCCATAAGACCGGAATTGAACAGCCGGGCTGCCATGTAAAGAAGCTTGATCAATATGATGGCTGCGGAAGCCTGAAGGAGGTTGCTGAGGGGGCCTGCCGCAGCGGAAAGAGCCATTCCTTTCGATTGGTGCCGGAAATTACCCGGATTGACCGGAACAGGTTTCATCCACCCGATTACTGGTATCCCGGAGAAAGCCCGGAAGAGAGGAAACAGAACCGTACCCAGTAAATCCACGTGTGCCACGGGACTCAATGTCATACGTCCGCTGTCATAAGCTGTCCTGTCTCCCATGATAAAGGCGGAAAAAGCATGAGCCCATTCATGAAGAGATCCGGCCAGTATAAAAGCCGTCATATTCATAAGAGTGTCGATAATATCTATATTCATACAGAGGCAGTATAACAGTTAGAACAGGCTGTTTCCATTGTCGGAGTCCTCAGGGTAAGGAATTATATTTTGCGGTCATCTCTTCGATAAGCCCCCGGGATTTGACTATCTCGAAAGCATTCCTGATGCGATCCACAAGAACAGGAGAGGACTGGCGATTGAAAGCCATGTACGCCAAAGCTTCTGTCTCGAATATCTGCAGCACCGGAACGATTGTTCCTTCGGGAATATCCATTTTTTTCAGTTCAAGGGCGGTGGCTATCTGATCTCCGGGAAAAAGGTCAATCCTTCCGGCCAGCAGCATCTGAATGCTGAGGTCGGTTGATCTGTTTAAAGTGATATTTTCTTCGTCAAATCCTTCTTCTATCAGCTTCTGATGGGCGTAATTGTTGGAGAGAAGGCCAATTTTATAATCTTTGGCATCTTCTATAGCTTTCAGGTTGATATCTTCGCGGGATTTGAGTTTGTAGAAATAATGGCGGGGAGCTGAGTTTATCGGGCCGATCCAGAAGAACTTGTTCTCCCGCTCTTCGTTGCGATAAATGGTGTAGATCAGTGTGTCCGGAGTGTTCAGGGCCTTGTAATAGGCACGACTCCAGGGATTTACGGTAAAAATGGGAGTCAGTCCGGCCGCTTCGAGGGTCGCTTTCACTATCTCCGTGGAAATTCCAACAACCTCTCCGTTTCTTATATAATTATAGGGCTCCCATTCCTCTGTCACGACCTGAACGGCAATCTGGCCGAAAAGAATTGAGGAAAGGAAGAATAGACAAATTGTAAACAGGTATTTCAATAAAACGATCCTTTCCTCAATTTTAAGAGCTTATTACATTTCTTTCAAATCGAAATCCATCACTTTTTCAGCAGCTTAGGGAACATCTCCTCCAGGTGGCGGAGTTTCGGTGCATCCCAGTAAACGATATAGGGGTGATCGGGGTTGAGAGCCATAAAATCCTGATGATATTCCTCCGCGGGATAGAACGCCTCCAGTTCCGTCACTTCTGTTGCTATTGGCTGGCCGTACACTTTTTCCCTTTCCAGTTTTTCTATATAGTCTTCCGCTTTTTCCTTCTGGCTTTCACTGTTGTAGAAAATCGCCGATCTGTACTGCGGCCCGATATCCGGGCCCTGATAGTTAAACTGCGTCGGGTCATGAGCTACCAGAAAAAAGACGTCCAGAAGCTTTTCATAGGAAATGACCGACGGGTCATATTCGACTATGACAGACTCGGCATGGCCGGTTGTTCCTGTTCCCACCATCCTGTAGCTGGCCAGCCGGGCCGGGCCGCCCGAATATCCGGATTGAACGTCTTCCACCCCTTTCAGGCTTTCGAAAACGGCTTCAACTCCCCAGAAACAGCCGCCTGCAAAAACGGCTGTTTCCTTTGCGCCCCCGGACATATAGGGCAGGGGCTCTTCCATTTCCTTTCCCGGATCGCTCTGTCCGAATGCAGCCAGAGGGATCAGGGCGGAAGTTATCAGAATCAATATAAACAGTCTCTTTTTCATGTTATTCTCCTTCGAATAGAGAAAGATACTGCCCGTATCCCTCTTCTTTCAGCCGGTCAACCGGAACGAATCTCAGCGAAGCCGAGTTGATGCAGTAGCGCAGGCCTGTGGGACGGGGGCCGTCGTTGAAAACATGTCCCAGATGGGAATCGGCAAAGATGCTTCTCACCTCAACCCGTATCATACCGAAGCTGTCATCGGTCACGGATATGATATTTCCCTCTTCCAGAGGTTTCGTAAAACTGGGCCAGCCTGTTCCGGAATCGTATTTGTCCGTAGAGCTGAAAAGCGGTTCCCCCGAAACGATATCGACGTAGATGCCCTCTTCGTGATTGTCCCAGTATTCATTGCTGAAGGCCCTTTCCGTATCATCGTACTGGGTGACGCGGAATTGAAGGTCCGTAAGATTTTTCTGCAGTTCATCTTCCGCAGGCTTCATATAAGTTTTGCCCTCATATCCGGGCGGGGGGACCGCCGGGTGGGCATCCATCATCATCTGCATGGATCCTTCCATTTTTGGCGTTTCACCGGCGACCTGTCCGGCATCATCCTGACCGCCCATTGCCGCCAGAGAAATCAAACCGGCACCGGCCAGCAGTATGGTCGAAATAATACGTATCTGTTTTTTCATAAAAATTACCTCTCTTTATCCGAAAGTGAAGGCGAATAAACGGGCTTTTCCGTCTATCTCAATTCTCAATAAATGTTTGTTTCCCTTCCCCATTCCTACCAGATGATAATGCCGGCTGTCGGTTACGTTTATTTTCCCGTCGACCAGATCCCCGGTGTCAGCGGGAACATCTCCATCGACCGTAACCGTCAGAGTCACATCTTCATCAACAGGCTCGACGACAAGAAAAACGTCTTTGGCATCGTAGAACAGTTCCAGGGTTCCCGATTCTTCGTTGACTATGTAATTTTCCGTTACAGCCCAATTCCCCTCGAGAGTCCACTGTCCGCTCTCTTTTACCTTTTGCGATTTAAAGTCTCTGTACATATTCCGGTAATCTTCCGTTGGGGCCAAAAAGCCTGTGCTCCGGCCGTATCCCAAATAGGTTTCCGGTGTTTTTGACAGATTTTCATCGGGTGAGGGGAGGTCGGCATTCCCCTGGGGAATGTTACCTGTTTCACCGAGCAGTTCTCTTATCACCGCCTCGGTCTCTTCATATCCCCCTTCTCCGAAATGGCTGTAGCGGATATTCCCGTTTTTATCAATTATATATTTGGCCGGCCAGAAACGGTTATTATAGGCACGCCACTGGAGGAAGCTGTTGTCCTGAACCACAGGCCATGTAACTCCCAGATCATCAATAGCTTTCCGAAGGTTTTCCGGTTCCCTTTCAAAGGCGAATTCAGGTGAGTGAACGCCGATGATTTCAAGGCCGTCTTTCCTATAGGTCTCGTACCAGGACCGGAGATAGGGAATCGTTCTGATGCAGTTGATGCAGCTGTAAGTCCAGAAATCGATTATGACAACCTTGCCTTCAAGACTTTCCATCGACAGAGGTTCACTGTTGAACCACTGTCCCTCCGTAACAAGGGGAGGAGCCGGCACGGCTTTATCTTCATCAATGTCCGGTCCTGAATCGCTGTTGAGTGAATTGTCCAGGGCTTTCTGTACAGGATCGAGTTGTTCGAGAAAGGTTAGCCCGTCCCCATAACCCGGAAATACATCGAGAACGGTCTGCTGGAAGTCCCTGTCCCACCCCATGGCAATGGAGAAGCCTGTGAAAATGAGCACAGCTCCGAAAAATCTCTGGATTTTCCCGCTATTCTTTAATAATCCCGGGACTCTGTTAATAAGTTTGCGGCCGCCGAACATAATGGCCAGCATAGGCAGCGATGTCCCGATTGTGTAGGCCAGTGTTATCAGAACCGAGTAACCTGTTACGCTCTGTGTTATGGAAAGGCTGATTACCGAAGCCATCAAAGGCCCGGCGCAGGGCGTCCATATCAAACCGAGGCTGAAGCCTGTCAGCAGACCGCCTGAAAAACCCTGTCTGTTTTTGTTTTTTCCCGTTCTTTTCTGAAGGAGAGATACAGTTTTCTCAAACAGTTGATTCAGCCGGGGAATGAGAAGAACAGCTCCGAATAAAACAATCAGAACCACCGCTGCAATGCGCAATGTGTCAGCGGAAAAACCGAATCTTCTGACAAGAGCGGTGAGAAAGAGAGTGAAAAACGAGAAGCTGACCACAAACCCGCTTATAATTCCCAGAGGCTTTTTGATTCCTCCGACAGAACCTGACAGCACTATGGGCAGGACCGGCAGGATGCACGGCGAGAGTATGGTAATGATTCCCGAAAGAAAAGCAACAAATGTCAATAATAGCATAGGATCTCCCTCCTGATTGGAAGGTACTATCAAAATATAACAAAAGTGTCACAAAAGTTCATTAAATTAGTAAACTTAAAGCGGGAGCTCGATAATGAAAGTGGTTCCTCTATTGCCGGAGGTCTCCAAATTAATAGTTCCCCGGTGCAGTTCCACAATTTCCCTGGTAATGGATAGCCCCAGTCCTGTTCCGGAAATACGGCGGTCCCGGCTTTTGTCACCCCGGTAGAATCGTTCGAAAACCCTTTCCGCTTCTTCCGGGGGAATGCCCTGTCCCGTATCGCTTACAGAAATGAAAAGCTTTCCCGTCTTCTCCTCGAGAGTCAAGCATACTATTCCCCCTTCTCCGGTATAATTAATGGCATTTTCAAGGAGATTCGAAAGGGCTCTTTCCAGCAGGGCTATATCTCCTGAAAAGGGGCTGTTTCTCTCGCTGTGGTTCAGCTTCAGTTCAATGTCCTTTTTTTCCGCCTGTAGCTTGTATTTCAGGATGATATCCTGAGCCAGTTCGGCGGGTATAAAAATTTCTCTGTTGATTTTAATATCCCGGCTTTCCAGTTTGCTCAGTTCAAAAAGCTGTTCCACCAGTTTCTGGAATGCCGATACGCTTTTCAAAGCCGACTCGAGGTAGGTCTTCTGCTCTTCCGCCGACAGAGCGTCTTTGAGCAGAACCGTTTCAATATTGCCTCTTATGGATGTGAGAGGGCTTCTCAGGTCGTGGGAAATATTGGTTATCAGGTCATTCCGCTGCTCTATGCTCTCTTCCACAGACCGGGCCATATCATTGAAAGCCCTTCCGAGTCCGGCTATTTCGTCAGCTCCTTTCACTTCAACGCGGTTCCCGTAATCTCCTTCCTCAAAGCCTTTTACGCTTTTACCCAGCTTGCGGAGCCGGGAGGTCAGCAGTGAGAAGAGGGAGAAGCCGGCAATGAGAGTCACTGCCAGAGCCAGAAGAAAGGATATGAGACCCGAGCGTATGTAATAGCTGCTCCTGATCATTCCGAGGGAGCGGTCGAAATTCCTTCCCCTGAGTATGACATAAACAAACCCCTGCTTTCCGGCGATTTTCAAAGGCGCAGCGGAAAAAGGTTTCACCTGATCAGTTGTCCGCGGGTCGTCTCCCCGTATCAGTTCGCTGTTCTGCCCGAACACGAAGGTCTTCACCGGTACCATATCGATCTGATGCCGTTTCACCATATCTCCCGGTCCCGTAAAATACGCCAGAACTTCACCGGTTCCGCTTATGAGGTAAATTTCCACCATGGGATTGAGGACCATCATGTACTGAATCCTATCCATTATCATATCAGTCTGAATTTCATCGGTGACGAAAGGCTGGAGCTCTACAGCCAGGCTCGAAGCGTATTTTCTGTTCAGTTCCTGTTCCACTTCGTCGAACAGATGTCCCGCCGCCTGAAAGGCTATGAAAAGGGTCGATGCCGCCAGAAGTATGACCAGGAGGAGGAAAAGCAGGGAAAGGCGTCCGTAGAAAGAGCGCAAAGGTTTAATCATGGCTTAACTCATTCTCTTCGGCAAAGCGGTACCCCACTCCCCAGACTGTTTTCAGGTACTCCGGTTTTCCCGGATCGATTTCGATTTTGGCTCTCAATCTGTTGATATGGGTATTAACCGTGTGTTCGTAACCTTCAAACTGATAACCCCAGATAAGATTGAGCAGATCGCTCCGGCTGTAAGCCCGTCCGGGATTTTTCATAAAAAGAGAAAGCAGATCGAATTCCTTCACGGTCAGATCAACTTCTTTCTTCCCCAGCAAAGCTTTTCTTTTCAGAGGATCGAGAGTGAGTTTTCCAATGGAAACGGGCTTATCTCTGTAGCCGTTCGCATCATCTGCCAGCTGCGACCGGCGGAGGAGGGCTTTGACCCGGGCGGTCATTTCCCGGACGCTGAATGGTTTGGACATATAATCGTCGGCGCCCAGTTCCAGTCCCAGAACCCGGTCCAGTTCGCTGTCTCTGGCGGTAACCATCAGGACGGGCGTACGGGCATCGCTCTTTCTCAGTTCCCTCAGGAGCGAGACCCCATCGAGCCGGGGGAGCATGATATCCAGAATGATCAAAGAGAATTTTCCGGACCGGGCCAGCTCAAGGCCGTCCTGTCCGTTATCGCAAATTCTTGTCTTCAATCCCAGATCTTCAATATTTACAGAGAGTATCTTCGATATTTCGCTGTCATCTTCCACTATCAGTACAAAATCCTGTTCCATATCTTGAATATAGAGAGATTTTTCCAATTTACCAAACTTTAATATCAGCTTTACCTTTTTCTAACATAACCGAGGTATATTCCGATATATAAAGTATTCAGTCACAGAGAAAAGCCCTTACGGCTGGAAATGCTGGCTGATTTTATTGCCCCGGGTCATTGTTACGGGGTTTCTTTTTTTATAAATGAAGCGTCTTTGATCGCCGGGCCGTTCCCCCGACCCTGACATCTGTAATTCTTTTCCCTTCTGTACCCAGGACTGCCTTTATCTCTGACGGCCGATTCATCTCATACCCCTGTTCAAATTTCAAATTTGTCAGGACTGATCCATCCAGCATACCGTGGCTGTGCATATAGGATACCGTCGCTCCCGTCGCCGTTCCCGTCGCCGCTTCTTCATTGATATCGAACAGCGGAGCGAAGTTCCGGCAATGGGCCGTCGATCCGTAAAGAGTTTCCGTCGTGAAAACATGATAGCCCGTGACATTCAGATCCCGGCTGATCTCTGAAATAAGGGAGAAATCGGGTTTAATGCTTTCCATTGCACTCAAATCCAGTACAGGAACGATAAGATCCATCAATCCTGTTGAAACCGCCTGAACCGGAAGGTTTTCAACTATTGATCCGCTGCTGATTCCCAATGAACGGGCAATCAGATCCTTTTCGGCAAAACCACCGAAGCGGGGCAGGAGCTGCTCCATCATAACCGTTCCCTCTTCATCTATTTCGATGGCGAGAATACCCGCCGCCGTTTCCTGCCTATAGGTACCCTTACCGATCATACCCAGTTCATGCATGAGGGAAAATGTGGCGATGGTGGCGTGTCCGCAGAGATCAACTTCGCTGGCCGGCGTAAAGAAACGGACTTTAAAATCTGCAGAATCCGAAGGAAAAATAAAAGCCGTTTCCGAATAGCCCACTTCGGCGGCGATAGCCTGCATTTCCCCTTCGGTCAATCCTTCTGTCTCGAGGCATATTCCCGCGGGATTACCTCCTTCCGGCACGGAAGCAAAAGCATTTGATGTGAAGACTTTCATTCGCTTATAACCGGACGGCTGAAAAACCAGGCAACAAACCAGACTCCGACCATGATAAGCGAAGGTCTTAGCGCGCCGGTTGAAAGATAGGATACCAGAGCGAACAGGGAAGATGTCTCAACAAGGCCCAGGCCGACAGTGTACAGGCCGAAAAGGGGATCGCCTCCGGTCCCGCCGGGAGACTGGCTGTAAAACCTGCTGTAAAGGGAGAAAAGGGCGGAATCCCTCTTCGAGAGTTCCCGGATAACAAGAATCCCACCGATAGCGGCGGCGATACCGACACCCAGAAAAATGTAACTGATCATGGGGATAATCTCCGGTTCCATCAATCCGGCATTATACTGCTGCCAGGCAATGAATAGGTAAATCGGCTTGGTGAAAATATCTCCGATCCAGATCAGCGTTAATAGTTTTTTCTTATCCATATAATTAATTATGAAATCATTCCCCTCTGTTGTCGAGGCCAAAAAAAAACCGCTCCCGAAGGAGCAGTTTCATCGGATGCCTTAAAAGCGGCGACCCATCATTCCACCGGC
This window harbors:
- a CDS encoding polyprenyl synthetase family protein encodes the protein MVHLDSPEIQSLLSEVEGKIVDNLKEGNEYMKSSVDYLFSSGGKLLRPLLLIIGSEAGRKKDRSEIINLAAAIETLHVATLIHDDIIDESEMRRGIQSIQSKYSKDYAVYMGDFLLSRSFLILAELDIPRELGVTLAKAVSRICTGEMRQYSNRFNLDITPMEYLKIVSGKTAALFSMGLSAGAYMCDADEAVVKKLGHIGYRLGLAFQLQDDLLDYTGDDAVVGKELQVDLIRGYYGLPVIHALMGDHGARVRTLLADGLSDDDVDEVIHLIREGGSIEFTKDLVVRYRNKTEKMIQGLPETPARSMLLELLPRFFDRIH
- a CDS encoding UbiA family prenyltransferase; the encoded protein is MNLKSFFDFVEIRTKVASVIPLAVGLLFAYYRYREFHWENTLIFFVSLITLDMATTAINHYEGFKKGEDFNPVESRDIPRGTAVGVISALLAVSAAAGLLLVCRTDNFILAVGIVSMGIAVLYSFGPVPISGTPFGELASGGLMGFVIFFISLYIQVFDAGFIVFSLKSGVLSARIDLLELLPVFIVSLPLVFMIANIMLANNICDVKSDIEKGRYTLPQYLGNKASVYLWIILYGLSYLVILAAVALGILPQTSLLVLLSLIPNISLIREFAGKQDKKETFVNSIKVFIIISGLWILSFLMQFLFKGFL
- a CDS encoding FMN-binding protein; the encoded protein is MKKITLVLLVFSVLLFSCSKEEKPAAETKAVAEMPSYKDGVYFAQEDEFSGSGWKYNVTLEVKDGKIVKAVWNGANINAGKDKVSVSKDGEYGMVEKGGASAPWFEQAAAAEVYLLKTQDPASVNYVDEDGHTDSFSGASIHVIEFFSLAEEALAAGPVGYGPYKDGVYHAEQPAFDHGYKYFADITVISGYIVAINLDALAEDGGTNKAQRSMDGEYGMVENGGASAPWFEQAAAIENNFLATQDINMPDAVSGATIGLDPFYELVNEALANARK
- a CDS encoding NmrA family NAD(P)-binding protein; protein product: MKILVTGAGGNVGSYVVKYLEKKGCSVVAPKGRAEFSFTDRTTWNSTLDGVSRVFLMRPPHISNIKRDMLPFLRFLKERKIEQIVLLSVQGAENNKLIPHNKIEKYCRTLELPYVFLRPSFFMQNLTTTHLEEIRDDNVVYVPSGEGRTNFIDTEDIGEIAAGLLTHSDLSPRAYTLTGSRSFSHREIAGHLSRGLGREIRFINPGPLRFIFHHLRTGRTPGMTLVMLALYTVVKTGKGDVTTDDSRLLLGRAPVQLDDFIKRNISVLSGKAL
- a CDS encoding MarR family winged helix-turn-helix transcriptional regulator, which encodes MRVLDDSFGRSLSILSRAATAYFQRELKPFGIGPGQQAYLLSILPGEILILDELARRMAVDNANVTRAVKALESSGYLEKRPSEIDRRAWNITLTEEGAAVREKVEETAKQWVSGIRSAIDDDSWHTTVKTLDAIADSLT
- the map gene encoding type I methionyl aminopeptidase, with product MVYVKSNDEIKIMRECGTLLAEMYEYLEPYVQPGMTGLELDKIAEDFIVKNKAVPEQKGYHGYPATLCISTNEQVIHGIPSKKKLEEGDIVGLDCTISIKGLMTDSARTFAVGKIDKKKQKLMERTEKSLYIGIDAVKAGGRVNDIGRAVENYINQFGYGIVRDFCGHGVGYEIHEEPTVLNYYSTRYRNRLKENMVITVEPMINMGTYEVNVLGDGWTVETADKKPSCHFEHTVAVTSEGYEILTVK
- a CDS encoding site-2 protease family protein; translated protein: MNIDIIDTLMNMTAFILAGSLHEWAHAFSAFIMGDRTAYDSGRMTLSPVAHVDLLGTVLFPLFRAFSGIPVIGWMKPVPVNPGNFRHQSKGMALSAAAGPLSNLLQASAAIILIKLLYMAARLFNSGLMGSLYEFFTLYYIINISLFLFNLLPIPPLDGSKILRHGLSAENRIRFDRISRYGGILLYLLLYAGFFRLILSPMIGRAYSLLFLFLSMKFYFAIIPFLVMMLITAIIYLPYLKNAATYLRFRNRFGTAEQAREIFEEQVGRTRSRNESLRKTAVMLLEKKKAKELNTLIDSKIVRRIEKEMTGFSRLCVNRTIDPEEDRCLECTYFANCLMRELELSPVSEKE